Below is a window of Ktedonobacteraceae bacterium DNA.
CACGCGTGCCGTCGGGAGCAGTCCAGTAGAACTCGCTTTTCTCGGCCTCCGCGCCAACACCGCGCCAGAAAACGGCGTTATCGATGCCGAACCCTTGCAGTATCTGGGGCAACTGCGCAATATGGCCGAAGCAATCCGGTACGTAGCCAACGCGCATTGGCTCTCCAAATTCGCCGGCCTGCCGCAAGCCCCTCTGCAAGTTGCGTACCAGCGATTCACCACTGACCAGGAACTCGTCCGGCTGGATATACCAGGGACCGACCTGAATGCGACCGGAGCGCGTATATTTCTTCAGGCGCTCCTCCTGCTCCGGTTGCACCTCCAGATAGTCTTCCAGCACGACGGTCTGTCCATCTAACAGAAAATGAGTGAAGCCAGGGTCGTTGTCCAGGATGTCAAGCAGGCTGTCGATTGTCTGTACCAGCCGGAAACGGAACTGCTGAAAAGTCTGATACCATTCGCGGTCCCAATGAGTGTGTGGAACGATGATGATGTTGAGCTGCTGAGCCATGGTCTCCCTTTTCCAGGATGTTGCGGGTAAAAAAATAGCGTCTTCCTTGCGTCACTATGATTAGTAACGAATGATACCGGGTGGTAGTGACTTTCCATCATTATACTTGATAAGCTAACTTTTAGACAACCTTTCACCTTTCACGCTTAAAATTGACAGTCTGCTTTTTTCCTGATACTATTTCATCGTATGCCGTTCTGTATTTCACGTGGATGAGGTTGCACGCAAACAAATCAGCCGGGGAACGACCACAAGAAATCACCGGAGAAATCAGTCTTGCGTGGGAATGAGTAATGTGTTACACTAAAGGAACTCGTACATGCGTTCTAGAGGAGGTTCTTCATGGCCCGAGGGAGTAGCTATGGCGATAAACCCCCGCTGACTCCTTTACCTTTTCCGGTCGACGCGCCAGTAACCAGGCGTGCCACCCGTGTGCTGCCGGAAGCGCAGCCACAAAAGGAAAAAGTAACACAGATATTACCAATAAGACAAAAAGAGACTCAAGCTTTCACGTATAAAGGCCCTCACCCACTGGCGCGGCATCGCTCCTGGCTCGCACCGTTTATCTTATGTATAGTTATCGTCGTACTGAGTTCTTTCGTGCTGATTAGTGCGGCTGTTTTTCAGCGGCATGATAATCAAAATCTTGTCACGTATAATGGACAGTCCTTTCCTATTCAAGTAGGTGGCTCTATCAGCGCGTTTAATACCTGGCAGAACAGCACCGGGCCGATAGCGACCAGGACGCCTATTCCCGTACAAGTAAGCACAGGACCCTATTCCGTACTGGGCAAGCCGACCATTTCGGCTGCTTTCATCAACCAGGTACTCGCCGCTTACGGGTCGCCCGCCGCGGGCACCGGACAGCAGATGTACGACCTGGGCGTGAAGTACGGCATTGACCCGGTATACGCGCTGGCCTTCTTCATGCATGAAAGTCTCTTCGGCACGACCGGTGAGGCACGCACCACATTGTCACTTGGGAATTTGCGTTGTATTCCTACACGCCCCTGTATCGATCAGGATAGAGGAGGATACGCGCAGATGTATAGCTGGGTAGACGGATACGAACAGTGGTACAAGCTTATACGCAATCTCTATGTTGCTCAATGGGGGCGTGTTACTGTTGATCAAATCATTCCCAAGTACGCTCCCAGCAGCGACGGTAATGACGAAGCTGCGTATATTGCATCGCTCAAGCATGAGGTCGATACGTGGCGAGCGGGGATTCTCAGGCCGTAAGCAGTCCCCGTTCGTGCGCCTTGCTCAGCGCCTCGGTGCGCCCCGAGACATTGAGTTTCTGGTAAATGTTCGCCAGGTGGAAATTGACTGTCCGCTCGCTGACAAAGAGCCGGGCGGCAATTTCCTTATTGCGCAGGCCGCGTGCCAGCAGTTGCAGCACTTCCTGCTCGCGCGCCGTCAACATCTCATGGGTGATGTTTCCGCGGGCCTGCTGGCCGAAGCGCGAGATCAGGCGCCCGGCGATCTGCGGCTGTATCAATAGTTCGCCGCGCGCCACCGTTCGTATGGCATGAGCCAGTTCATCGGGGGAGATATCTTTCAGCACGTAGCCGTCCGCACCCGCTTGCAGCGACTCATACAGCAATCCCTCGCGATCAAGCGTTGAGAGCAACAGGACGCGGGTTTCGTTATTGAGTTGTTTTATCTGCCGTAAGGCGCCCAGGCTGGAATTATTGGGCAACAGTGTATCCATCAAGACGACCTGCGGCCCCAACTCCATCATCTCGCTCACCGCCTGCACGCCATCAGCTGCCTCGCCCACCACCTCAAGATCAGAAAAACCCTCCAACATGTGTTGCAATCCCGCGCGGGTCACCGCCTGACCATCCACTACCAGAACCCGTATGCGCCCTTCTGGATTTGCTTTAGTGCCGGGAGTATCGTGGAACAGTGAGGCCTTCGCTTCAGAGTGCATATGATGATTGTAGGGTACGCGCACCTGTACCTGGGTTCCCTGCTCCAGGCCGGCATGTATCTCTAATGAGCCACCGAGTAGTTCAATACGAGCGCGCAGGGCATCCAGAATGGGCATCTTCCATTCTACCCCTCCCACTGCCTGTCGTGAGGCCGGCACAAAAGGTGGCGCGGGAGCACCATCATTATTCGCGAGAGTCGCTTCGTCGTCCTCAGATGGCACCCCATCGTCTTCGATGCTCATCAGCAGATCATCGTGTCCATACACCAGTGTGAAACGCAGCTTGCGCGCGCCGCTGTGCCGCTGAACCTGGCTGAGGGCCTCCTGGCCAATGCGGTACATCAGCCGCTCAATATCATTGGAAAGGGGACGCTCTTCGCCTGAAAAGGCCACACGGCTTGAAAGGCCCAGTCGTTCCGCCGTCTCGTCGACAAGACCCGAGAGCGCTCCAGTCAATGAAACGCCGGGTAGATCGACCAATTGCAGTTCACTGCCGGTAATACTCACTTCGTAGAGTAGTTCGCGCGTCATCTGCTCAAGTACTGACAGCCCATTGCGCATAGCATCTCTATCAAAAGGCATACCGTTCTGAGATGAATTATCCCCCGCCTCGTTGCTCACAAGATTTTGCAGCGCATTGATCTGAAGCATCATTGCGCTCAACCCCTGGATGAGATGCACGTGATCTGTTTGCTGTAGAGCGTCTGCGGTTTGCATGCGCTTTTCCCTCTGGCCTGCTCATCGATAAGATACAGGTACATTATCGCATATATTTTCCTGATGATTCATCTACTAAGGCTAATTACAGATGATGGCAAAGTAACTGACAAACCGGCAGGGGGTCGAATATGGTTTTTTACAACGTATTCCGGCAATGGACGCGCGGGGCGATGAAGCGGCCCGTGAGGGCCGCTTCATCCTAGTGTACGGCCTCCAGCACGATTTTTCCGTCCTTCGCGTCGATGTCCACGGTATCGCCGTCACGCACGGTGCCGTCGAGGATGGCGCGGGCAACCCGGTTCTCCACCTCACGCTGGATGACACGCTTGAGGGGGCGAGCGCCGAACTGCGGATCATAGCCCAGATTCGCCAGCAATTCTTTGGCCCTATCGCTCAAATGGAGCGTGATGTGGCGCTCGGCCAGGCGCGGGCGCAGGCGATTGACCTGTATTTCCACAATCTGCTTCATCTGATCGCGCGTGATCTGGCGGAAGACAATCACCTCGTCAATGCGGTTGATGAACTCAGGCCGGAAGCCCTCCTCACGCAGGCGCTGGCGTACCAGGCGCTCTATGCCCTCCTCGTCCATACCATCGAACTCATGCAGCCAGGCTGTACCGACGTTGCTGGTCATGATAATGACCGTGTTCTTGAAATCGACTGTGCGACCCTGACCATCGGTCAGACGGCCATCATCG
It encodes the following:
- a CDS encoding LuxR C-terminal-related transcriptional regulator, whose amino-acid sequence is MQTADALQQTDHVHLIQGLSAMMLQINALQNLVSNEAGDNSSQNGMPFDRDAMRNGLSVLEQMTRELLYEVSITGSELQLVDLPGVSLTGALSGLVDETAERLGLSSRVAFSGEERPLSNDIERLMYRIGQEALSQVQRHSGARKLRFTLVYGHDDLLMSIEDDGVPSEDDEATLANNDGAPAPPFVPASRQAVGGVEWKMPILDALRARIELLGGSLEIHAGLEQGTQVQVRVPYNHHMHSEAKASLFHDTPGTKANPEGRIRVLVVDGQAVTRAGLQHMLEGFSDLEVVGEAADGVQAVSEMMELGPQVVLMDTLLPNNSSLGALRQIKQLNNETRVLLLSTLDREGLLYESLQAGADGYVLKDISPDELAHAIRTVARGELLIQPQIAGRLISRFGQQARGNITHEMLTAREQEVLQLLARGLRNKEIAARLFVSERTVNFHLANIYQKLNVSGRTEALSKAHERGLLTA